One genomic window of Nitrosomonas sp. Is35 includes the following:
- a CDS encoding NAD(P)-dependent oxidoreductase — protein sequence MIDNARTKIVAVTGATGFIGGVLVKKLIQSGWSIRALTRKNQSSSHESIQWIQGDLDNLTALHHLVDDAAFVIHCAATVRGGSFREFSHINITGTQNLLRVIAHNKQSPRFLLISSLAARQPELSWYAQSKHLSEQALVTNSESLRWAIFRPTAVYGPGDKELKPLFQAMHRGIFPVVGKLSNRVGLIHVYDLVFAVEAWLASENNHNGIFELDDGTPGGYSYEGLAEIAQRVWKRPVHCITIPNMLIRSIASANLWLARLLRYSPMLTPGKVNELQHPDWVCDNAPLIHALPAWRPSIRLQDVLSEVI from the coding sequence GTGATAGATAACGCGCGTACCAAAATAGTAGCCGTAACCGGTGCTACTGGCTTTATTGGTGGTGTATTAGTAAAAAAACTGATTCAGAGCGGATGGAGTATTCGTGCGCTCACCCGGAAAAATCAATCTTCAAGTCATGAGTCCATTCAATGGATTCAAGGCGACTTAGATAATTTGACAGCGCTGCATCATTTAGTCGATGATGCAGCGTTTGTTATTCACTGCGCTGCAACTGTAAGGGGCGGTTCTTTTCGTGAATTTTCACATATCAATATCACGGGCACCCAGAATCTCTTACGTGTTATTGCTCATAATAAACAATCCCCTCGGTTCTTACTAATCTCATCTCTAGCAGCACGCCAACCAGAACTATCCTGGTATGCGCAAAGTAAGCACTTGTCGGAGCAAGCACTCGTTACGAATTCAGAGTCATTGCGGTGGGCAATATTCCGGCCAACGGCTGTTTATGGTCCCGGCGATAAAGAGTTAAAGCCCCTATTTCAAGCAATGCATCGTGGGATATTTCCGGTTGTAGGAAAACTCAGCAACAGAGTCGGGTTAATTCATGTATATGATTTGGTTTTCGCTGTGGAAGCTTGGCTAGCCTCTGAGAATAACCACAATGGAATTTTTGAGCTGGACGATGGTACACCGGGAGGCTACAGCTATGAGGGTTTGGCTGAAATAGCGCAACGAGTATGGAAGCGTCCGGTGCATTGTATTACGATACCCAATATGCTTATTCGAAGCATCGCTTCAGCGAACCTTTGGCTTGCTCGATTGCTTCGGTATTCCCCCATGCTGACCCCAGGAAAAGTGAATGAGCTACAACATCCTGATTGGGTATGTGATAATGCGCCGTTAATCCATGCACTTCCCGCGTGGCGGCCGAGTATTCGTTTACAAGATGTATTATCTGAAGTAATCTAA
- a CDS encoding acyl carrier protein, with the protein MTESNYDEIMQVLCDRLSSLTNSNVQITPETNLISQLSIDSIKLLNLIMEIEDTFDVSIPINALTDVQTVRELVDLVYKIKSAS; encoded by the coding sequence ATGACTGAAAGTAATTACGATGAGATCATGCAAGTGCTCTGTGATCGCCTAAGTAGTTTAACCAATTCCAATGTGCAAATTACTCCCGAGACAAATCTGATAAGCCAATTATCCATTGACTCAATTAAACTTCTTAATCTGATCATGGAAATTGAAGATACTTTTGATGTTTCAATTCCGATCAACGCGCTAACAGATGTGCAAACTGTCCGTGAATTGGTCGACCTGGTCTATAAAATTAAATCAGCGTCATAA
- the spt gene encoding serine palmitoyltransferase, with the protein MNLLEKIDAAAAARIALLPNGVGAFGIPIEEVYSATEARIGDRRVLLLGTNNYLGLTFAPECIQAAHDAIDKEGTGTTGSRMANGSYFGHRALEREFADFYQCSSSIVFTTGYQANLGTISGLVGPGDTVLIDGDSHASIYDGCILSGADIIRFKHNDTVDMEKRLRRLGNRIETTLIIAEGIYSMLGDQAPLAEIVRLKNQYGCLLLLDEAHSLGVLGETGQGLVEKTGLLQEVDFITGTFSKSLCSIGGFCVSNHPQLEQLRYISHPYIFTASPSPATIASTRAALELLRNGSHLRKQLWNNCTQLYSALKEAGYELGPDPGPVIAAVVDTPQQALLLWQRLLEHNIYVNLILPPAAPEGKSLVRCSVNAAHTRDQIQYVGDTFTKLFKEIN; encoded by the coding sequence ATGAATCTACTCGAGAAAATTGATGCAGCGGCCGCTGCGAGAATAGCGCTTCTGCCTAATGGTGTGGGAGCTTTTGGCATTCCGATCGAAGAAGTGTATTCTGCAACAGAAGCCAGAATCGGAGATCGTCGTGTACTCCTGTTAGGTACAAATAACTATCTGGGTTTGACTTTTGCTCCGGAGTGTATCCAGGCCGCGCATGATGCCATTGATAAGGAAGGCACCGGCACCACCGGGTCGCGAATGGCGAATGGCAGCTATTTCGGCCATCGTGCTTTAGAAAGGGAGTTCGCCGATTTTTATCAATGCAGCTCCAGCATCGTTTTTACAACAGGCTATCAAGCGAATTTGGGTACGATTTCGGGTTTGGTCGGACCGGGGGATACGGTATTAATCGATGGCGATTCCCATGCGAGTATCTATGATGGCTGTATTCTCAGCGGAGCCGATATCATTCGCTTCAAGCACAATGATACGGTTGACATGGAGAAACGCCTGCGTCGACTGGGTAATCGCATTGAAACTACGCTGATTATTGCTGAGGGAATTTATAGCATGCTGGGCGATCAGGCGCCTTTGGCAGAAATCGTCAGATTAAAGAATCAGTATGGTTGCCTATTGCTGCTTGATGAAGCGCACTCACTGGGTGTTTTGGGTGAAACAGGCCAAGGTCTGGTAGAAAAAACAGGATTATTGCAAGAAGTTGATTTTATTACCGGAACCTTCAGTAAAAGTTTGTGCAGTATCGGCGGATTTTGTGTGAGCAACCATCCGCAGCTCGAGCAATTGCGCTATATCAGCCACCCCTATATCTTTACCGCATCTCCATCCCCTGCAACGATTGCTTCAACCCGCGCGGCATTAGAATTATTGCGTAACGGAAGTCATCTGCGGAAACAATTGTGGAATAACTGCACGCAGCTTTATTCAGCGCTCAAGGAAGCCGGTTATGAGCTTGGCCCGGATCCTGGTCCGGTGATCGCAGCGGTTGTGGACACGCCGCAACAAGCCCTGTTGCTGTGGCAAAGACTGCTTGAGCATAATATTTATGTGAATTTGATTTTGCCGCCCGCAGCGCCGGAAGGTAAATCGCTGGTACGATGCAGCGTGAACGCGGCGCATACTCGCGATCAGATTCAGTATGTGGGCGATACGTTTACAAAATTATTTAAAGAAATAAACTGA
- a CDS encoding peptidoglycan-binding domain-containing protein gives MKSSKISKLVAYTILLLSLGLLFGCKPIFEKKPIPKDNKDAAAAPAAPAAAPAPAPAAPAAAPAPAAAEPAAKIEEVQSIQSIESAASTQEAQPSAAAAPSVDDGDDVVKVTPAIMRKIQQALASAGFNPGPADGVSGAKTVAAIESFQKQNNIPTGKITKRTLRALGVDF, from the coding sequence ATGAAATCTAGTAAGATCAGTAAGTTAGTGGCTTATACTATTCTTTTGTTATCATTGGGATTATTGTTTGGCTGTAAGCCAATTTTTGAAAAGAAACCAATTCCTAAAGATAACAAAGATGCGGCGGCAGCACCGGCTGCTCCGGCAGCAGCGCCAGCACCTGCTCCAGCAGCACCGGCCGCAGCACCTGCTCCAGCTGCAGCTGAGCCCGCAGCTAAAATTGAAGAAGTGCAAAGTATACAGAGCATAGAATCAGCAGCCTCGACTCAGGAAGCTCAGCCAAGTGCCGCAGCCGCACCATCAGTGGATGATGGTGATGATGTGGTGAAAGTGACTCCGGCAATTATGCGGAAAATACAGCAAGCACTGGCAAGTGCAGGGTTTAATCCTGGTCCGGCAGATGGTGTCAGTGGCGCTAAAACAGTGGCAGCTATCGAAAGCTTCCAGAAACAAAATAACATTCCAACCGGTAAAATCACCAAAAGAACGTTACGCGCATTGGGTGTTGATTTCTAA
- the hpnH gene encoding adenosyl-hopene transferase HpnH — MGVPLRQQIAVGTYLIKQKLKGVKKYPLVLMLEPLFRCNLACAGCGKIAHPEDVLDQRLSYEECMEAVDECGAPMVSIPGGEPLLHKEMPQIVAGIIKRKKYVYLCTNALLLKKRIDDYTPSPYLTFSIHLDGMKERHDASVCQDGVFDRAVEAIKLALERGFRVTVNCTLFQGETPEDVAEFLDYAMELGVEAATIAPGFSYEKAPQQDVFIKSQDTKVLFRGIFELGKKLKRKWRLNHSALYLDYLAGNQDYECTPWGNPTRNVFGWQKPCYLLSDEGYAKTFKELLDDTPWEKYGTANNPKCAQCMAHCGYEATAVEDTLQRPWKAMVAAMRGPKTSGPMVAEPTPKWATEESKASKKLSDIAVTLIDK, encoded by the coding sequence ATGGGAGTTCCTTTACGTCAACAGATTGCGGTTGGCACTTATCTAATTAAACAGAAGTTAAAAGGGGTTAAAAAATATCCTCTGGTGCTGATGCTGGAGCCTCTATTCCGCTGTAATCTGGCATGCGCCGGGTGCGGAAAGATTGCGCATCCGGAAGATGTTCTCGATCAACGTCTTTCGTATGAAGAGTGCATGGAGGCAGTCGATGAATGTGGCGCGCCCATGGTGTCAATCCCGGGCGGTGAACCGTTGCTTCATAAAGAAATGCCACAGATTGTTGCGGGCATTATTAAACGAAAGAAATATGTTTATCTATGTACGAATGCGCTGTTGTTAAAGAAACGGATCGATGACTATACACCGTCACCTTATCTGACTTTCTCCATCCATTTGGATGGTATGAAGGAGCGGCATGATGCCTCAGTTTGCCAGGATGGCGTTTTTGATCGTGCGGTTGAGGCGATCAAGCTGGCATTGGAGAGAGGCTTTAGAGTGACAGTTAACTGCACGTTGTTCCAAGGCGAAACACCAGAGGATGTCGCTGAGTTTCTCGATTATGCCATGGAGCTGGGTGTTGAAGCCGCCACAATCGCACCGGGCTTTAGCTATGAGAAAGCCCCGCAGCAGGATGTGTTCATAAAAAGCCAGGACACCAAAGTATTATTCCGCGGCATTTTTGAATTGGGTAAAAAATTAAAGCGCAAATGGCGATTGAATCATTCCGCGCTGTATCTGGATTATCTGGCCGGAAATCAGGATTATGAGTGCACGCCGTGGGGAAATCCGACACGTAATGTATTCGGTTGGCAAAAACCGTGCTATTTGCTGTCAGATGAAGGTTATGCAAAAACTTTTAAAGAGCTTCTCGATGATACGCCGTGGGAAAAATACGGTACGGCAAATAATCCAAAATGCGCACAATGCATGGCTCACTGCGGATATGAAGCGACTGCGGTGGAAGATACTCTGCAACGGCCATGGAAAGCGATGGTGGCAGCGATGAGAGGACCCAAGACGAGCGGTCCTATGGTCGCTGAACCTACACCAAAGTGGGCAACTGAAGAAAGCAAAGCATCCAAGAAGCTTTCAGACATAGCGGTCACACTGATAGACAAATAA
- a CDS encoding glycosyltransferase, with protein MALALLPWRPWSTREKIEAPALFQSGEDLGDITVLIPARNEGPYIGHTLNGVRAQGINVRIIVIDDQSSDDTAEQARRSGARVLSGTAPPAGWSGKLWALEQGLREVKTPYTLLLDADIELAQGIAGELLRKARAENLALVSLMAEPPMMNFIERLLMPAFIFFFKLLYPFGLANKPQSRIAAAAGGCILVETQALRSIGAFANLHNALIDDCTLAAHIKRAGLHTYIGLSHAARSHRGYHALQPIWEMVARTAFTQLKYSLNLLIVCTVLMTSMFWAAPFAFLLSSVEAYTVSALAWMAMLFTYAPTLTYYHRSPLWGLALPAIGTLYLAMTWTSALRYWRGERARWKDRHYESKTNY; from the coding sequence GTGGCCCTGGCATTGCTTCCGTGGCGCCCCTGGAGCACGCGCGAGAAGATAGAAGCGCCAGCGTTATTCCAATCCGGTGAAGATCTGGGTGATATCACCGTACTGATTCCGGCGCGCAACGAAGGCCCTTATATCGGGCATACACTCAATGGTGTCAGAGCACAGGGTATCAATGTGCGCATCATTGTGATCGATGATCAATCCAGCGACGATACCGCTGAACAAGCAAGGCGCAGTGGTGCGCGGGTATTGTCCGGTACCGCGCCGCCTGCGGGGTGGAGCGGTAAATTATGGGCGCTGGAGCAAGGGTTGCGGGAAGTTAAAACCCCTTACACCCTGCTATTGGATGCGGATATCGAACTGGCTCAAGGAATTGCCGGTGAGTTACTGCGCAAAGCGCGCGCTGAGAATCTGGCTTTGGTATCGTTGATGGCTGAGCCGCCGATGATGAACTTCATCGAACGCTTACTGATGCCAGCCTTTATATTTTTCTTTAAACTGCTGTATCCTTTCGGTTTGGCGAATAAACCGCAATCCCGCATTGCAGCGGCAGCGGGTGGATGTATTCTGGTGGAAACACAAGCATTGCGTTCTATTGGGGCGTTTGCCAATCTGCACAATGCGCTGATCGATGATTGCACTTTAGCTGCTCATATCAAACGGGCTGGTTTGCATACTTATATCGGACTCAGTCATGCGGCACGGAGTCATCGGGGTTATCATGCATTGCAGCCGATTTGGGAAATGGTCGCTCGTACTGCTTTCACGCAATTAAAATACTCGCTGAATTTGCTCATCGTCTGCACCGTGTTAATGACTTCAATGTTTTGGGCTGCGCCGTTTGCATTTTTGCTGTCATCTGTAGAAGCCTATACGGTGAGCGCATTGGCATGGATGGCTATGCTTTTTACCTATGCGCCAACTTTAACTTATTATCATCGTTCTCCGCTCTGGGGGCTGGCATTGCCCGCAATCGGCACATTGTATCTTGCCATGACCTGGACATCGGCATTGCGCTACTGGCGCGGGGAGCGTGCTCGCTGGAAAGATCGTCATTATGAAAGTAAAACAAACTATTAA
- a CDS encoding ABC transporter substrate-binding protein, translating into MKVKQTIKLLLAGCLMLALLLSIAPVLSASGAGSDNPEQVIGQLQSSLLQVMREGEKLGYEGRYKFLEPVIDQSHDIDLIIKTILGATYWSQLDKTQQDLIGSTFRQLSIATYASRFTQYEGEQFKIIEQRTLPRDQTLVRSQLTKSDGGTVNFDYVLHQMEGHWRIANILFDGVSDLAIKRGEYRAVLQRDGFAALIELLKEKITLAQQQN; encoded by the coding sequence ATGAAAGTAAAACAAACTATTAAGTTGTTGCTGGCAGGATGCCTGATGCTGGCATTGCTATTATCTATCGCTCCGGTATTGAGCGCATCCGGCGCTGGTTCGGACAACCCGGAACAAGTTATAGGTCAATTGCAATCTTCGCTGCTCCAAGTCATGCGTGAAGGTGAGAAACTGGGGTATGAAGGGCGTTATAAATTTCTCGAACCGGTCATTGATCAGTCGCATGACATCGATCTGATCATCAAGACCATACTCGGTGCAACTTACTGGTCGCAGTTGGACAAAACGCAGCAAGACTTGATTGGTAGCACTTTCCGCCAATTGAGTATTGCCACTTACGCCAGCCGGTTTACCCAATATGAGGGAGAGCAGTTTAAGATCATCGAACAACGCACCTTACCGCGTGATCAAACCCTGGTGCGCAGCCAACTGACAAAATCCGACGGTGGTACGGTAAATTTTGACTATGTGTTACATCAGATGGAAGGACACTGGCGGATTGCCAATATCCTGTTTGACGGCGTAAGCGATCTTGCCATAAAACGCGGAGAATATCGTGCCGTTTTGCAACGGGATGGTTTTGCTGCATTGATAGAACTGCTGAAGGAAAAAATAACTTTAGCTCAGCAGCAGAACTAA
- a CDS encoding RsmB/NOP family class I SAM-dependent RNA methyltransferase, whose protein sequence is MHLTPPQLDAAIVAMRTVLPLEYPADAIMRRFFRENPMLGGQDRAFIAETVFGILRHRFFLESLANGITPRALVLAYLAKFQGMNLRELSPLISETESKWLAEIKGSKPDTLPLPIQAEFPAWVVEKLQHGMPDSDILDLGLSLQQPAPLDLRVNTILAKRAEVLETLAQEGIEAQATPYSPCGIRLTGKPAINRHALFLSGKIEVQDEGSQLLGYLLAPKRGEMVVDFCAGAGGKSLLLGALMNSKGRLYAFDVSEKRLSNLKPRFKRSGLSNLHTQRIADENDSKIKRLSGKIDRVLVDAPCSGLGTLRRNPDLKWRQSAQSIEELKAKQAAILSAAAGLLKPGGRLVYATCSFLPEENQAVIGDFLAKHPQFTLLNCAELLSQQKIPLNTGEFLQLSPRLHQTDGFFAAALVRAEIAETDSKPEPVSETETV, encoded by the coding sequence ATGCATTTAACACCTCCCCAATTGGACGCGGCCATCGTCGCCATGCGTACCGTACTGCCGCTGGAATATCCTGCCGATGCCATCATGCGCCGCTTTTTCCGGGAAAACCCCATGCTTGGCGGACAAGACCGGGCATTCATCGCGGAAACCGTTTTTGGCATTTTACGCCACCGCTTTTTTCTTGAAAGCCTGGCAAACGGCATAACACCACGCGCTTTGGTGCTCGCTTATCTGGCTAAATTTCAAGGCATGAACTTGCGTGAATTGTCACCGTTGATCAGCGAAACGGAAAGCAAATGGCTGGCGGAAATCAAAGGCAGCAAACCGGATACGCTACCGTTGCCAATCCAGGCGGAATTTCCTGCGTGGGTGGTGGAAAAATTGCAACACGGCATGCCGGATAGCGATATTCTTGATTTGGGGCTTTCCTTGCAACAACCGGCACCGCTGGATCTGCGGGTGAATACTATTCTCGCCAAACGCGCTGAAGTGCTTGAAACATTGGCGCAGGAAGGCATCGAAGCGCAGGCAACGCCTTATTCCCCCTGCGGCATTCGTCTCACCGGGAAGCCTGCGATCAATCGCCACGCGCTTTTCTTATCGGGAAAAATAGAAGTACAGGATGAAGGCAGCCAGTTACTCGGCTACTTACTGGCGCCAAAGCGCGGCGAGATGGTTGTCGATTTCTGCGCGGGTGCTGGCGGGAAGTCGCTGCTATTGGGCGCTTTGATGAATTCAAAAGGACGTCTTTATGCGTTTGACGTTTCGGAAAAAAGATTGAGTAATCTGAAACCCCGCTTCAAGCGCTCCGGTTTGTCGAACTTGCATACGCAGCGCATTGCGGATGAGAATGACAGCAAGATCAAAAGATTGTCGGGAAAAATAGATCGCGTATTGGTCGACGCGCCATGCAGCGGTCTCGGCACCTTACGGCGCAACCCGGATCTAAAGTGGCGCCAATCTGCGCAGAGCATTGAAGAATTGAAGGCAAAACAAGCGGCTATTCTGTCCGCCGCTGCCGGTTTGCTTAAACCCGGCGGGCGGTTAGTCTATGCGACATGCAGTTTCCTGCCGGAAGAAAACCAAGCCGTTATCGGTGATTTTCTTGCCAAACATCCGCAATTTACTTTATTGAATTGTGCAGAATTGCTATCGCAACAGAAAATACCGCTCAACACCGGGGAATTCTTACAATTATCCCCTCGGTTGCATCAAACCGATGGCTTTTTTGCAGCCGCTTTAGTTCGTGCAGAAATAGCAGAAACGGATAGTAAACCTGAGCCCGTCAGTGAAACCGAGACGGTCTGA
- a CDS encoding DUF3108 domain-containing protein, with protein MKCAALLFLLGLLSFPVMATDMPSRIEIKYAVTTDIGEGEIDEVMEIKHVDGKAHYSINSEAQATGMYKLIEPNSIMRHSEGIITKHGLRPMRAYEKRGKKQPSVAEFDWHNHIITLNHQGHHAREKLPDGTLDRLSLSYNFVFTELPKHHVDRYVTNGHNLRLTRYTIAKETLNTPIGKMETIVLTRQEEKHSKLKRKIWLALNNHMLPVRIVSVEDNGREIDKIVTEVNISYKPDH; from the coding sequence ATGAAATGTGCAGCATTGCTTTTTCTGCTGGGACTGCTCAGTTTCCCGGTCATGGCGACGGATATGCCGTCACGCATCGAAATTAAATATGCGGTGACGACGGATATCGGCGAAGGGGAAATCGATGAAGTGATGGAAATCAAGCACGTCGACGGCAAGGCGCATTATTCGATCAACAGCGAAGCGCAAGCCACCGGTATGTACAAACTCATCGAACCGAATAGCATCATGCGCCATAGCGAAGGCATCATCACCAAACATGGTTTACGGCCCATGCGCGCTTATGAAAAACGCGGTAAAAAACAACCCAGCGTCGCAGAATTTGACTGGCATAACCATATCATCACACTGAATCACCAAGGTCATCATGCCAGGGAAAAGTTGCCGGATGGTACGCTGGATCGTCTCAGCTTATCGTACAACTTTGTGTTTACCGAGCTGCCGAAACACCATGTTGACCGGTACGTTACCAATGGCCATAACCTGCGGTTAACACGCTATACCATCGCGAAAGAAACCCTCAACACACCGATCGGGAAAATGGAAACAATAGTATTAACCCGGCAGGAAGAAAAGCACTCCAAGCTTAAAAGGAAAATATGGCTCGCGCTGAACAATCACATGCTACCCGTACGTATTGTCTCGGTTGAGGATAATGGCCGGGAAATCGACAAAATAGTGACCGAAGTTAATATCAGCTATAAACCGGATCATTAA
- the purN gene encoding phosphoribosylglycinamide formyltransferase, with protein MKSLVILISGRGSNMQALLEAKLQVDRITVISNNPHASGLEIARQLGVETLILDHRDFPDRQTFDAALAEKIDTCQPKLIALAGFMRILSDRFVQRYQGRLMNIHPSLLPAFPGLGTHARALQEGIRIHGCTVHFVTLQLDHGPIVIQAAVPVLPGDSEETLAARVLQQEHRIYPQAVRWFMEDRIRLNGNRAEVTDANVSEVALFSPGLPE; from the coding sequence ATGAAATCACTGGTTATTCTGATTTCCGGCCGCGGCAGTAATATGCAGGCGTTGCTGGAGGCGAAATTGCAGGTGGATCGCATTACGGTGATCAGTAATAATCCCCATGCGAGCGGGCTGGAAATTGCGCGGCAACTGGGTGTTGAAACTTTGATTCTGGATCACCGCGATTTTCCGGACCGCCAGACATTCGATGCGGCATTGGCGGAAAAAATTGACACCTGTCAGCCAAAACTGATTGCACTGGCCGGCTTCATGCGTATACTTAGCGATCGCTTTGTACAACGTTACCAAGGCCGGTTAATGAATATTCACCCTTCCTTACTCCCTGCTTTTCCAGGATTGGGCACACATGCGCGGGCGCTGCAAGAAGGCATCAGGATTCATGGCTGCACGGTACATTTTGTCACATTGCAGCTTGATCACGGTCCGATTGTGATTCAAGCGGCTGTCCCGGTATTACCGGGAGATAGCGAAGAAACCCTGGCTGCCCGGGTTTTACAGCAAGAGCACCGCATTTATCCGCAGGCTGTCCGCTGGTTTATGGAAGACCGGATCCGCCTGAATGGAAATCGAGCTGAAGTGACTGACGCCAACGTTAGTGAGGTTGCACTTTTCTCACCAGGATTGCCGGAATGA
- the purM gene encoding phosphoribosylformylglycinamidine cyclo-ligase, protein MTSSKSDHPNTTPLSYRDAGVDIDAGDRLVENIKPLAKRTLRPEVLTGIGGFGALFEISKKYQNPVLVSGTDGVGTKLKLAFQLNRHDTIGIDLVAMSVNDILVQGAEPLFFLDYFACGKLQVETATAVISGIARGCELAGCALIGGETAEMPGMYPHDEYDLAGFAVGAVEKERIISGAAIQAGDIVLGVASSGAHSNGYSLIRKIIEHSHADLSGDFHGQPLADVIMAPTRIYVKPLLALINQLPVKGLAHITGGGLVENVPRILPDQLMAVLQRDAWEIPPLFRWLQQQGNVADHEMARVFNCGIGMVIVVAPEHAETALSSLHAAGETAWRIGGIKPRTANQPATVLV, encoded by the coding sequence TTGACTTCATCCAAATCTGATCATCCGAACACAACGCCATTATCCTATCGGGATGCCGGGGTCGACATCGACGCGGGCGACCGGCTGGTTGAAAATATCAAGCCGTTGGCCAAGCGCACCCTGCGGCCCGAGGTACTCACCGGCATTGGCGGTTTTGGCGCATTATTTGAGATTTCCAAGAAATACCAAAACCCGGTGCTGGTTTCCGGTACCGATGGCGTGGGCACCAAGCTGAAGCTGGCATTCCAGCTTAACCGCCACGACACCATCGGTATTGATCTGGTGGCGATGAGTGTCAACGATATTCTGGTGCAAGGCGCAGAGCCGCTGTTTTTCCTGGATTATTTCGCCTGCGGAAAATTGCAGGTGGAAACGGCGACGGCAGTGATCAGCGGTATCGCCCGCGGTTGCGAACTGGCCGGTTGCGCGTTAATCGGCGGCGAGACGGCGGAAATGCCGGGCATGTACCCGCACGATGAATACGATTTGGCCGGATTCGCCGTGGGTGCGGTGGAAAAAGAGCGGATTATCAGCGGTGCGGCGATACAAGCGGGCGATATCGTGTTGGGTGTTGCCTCCAGCGGCGCGCATTCCAACGGTTATTCGCTGATCCGCAAGATCATCGAACATAGTCACGCCGACTTGTCCGGAGATTTTCACGGCCAGCCCCTCGCCGATGTCATCATGGCGCCAACACGCATTTACGTCAAACCGTTGCTGGCGCTAATCAATCAACTGCCGGTCAAGGGGCTGGCGCATATCACCGGCGGCGGCTTGGTGGAAAATGTGCCGCGTATTTTACCCGATCAGCTTATGGCGGTTTTACAGCGCGATGCCTGGGAAATACCGCCATTGTTCCGTTGGTTGCAACAACAAGGCAATGTCGCCGATCACGAAATGGCGCGCGTATTCAATTGCGGTATCGGCATGGTGATCGTTGTCGCACCCGAGCATGCCGAGACCGCGCTGAGCAGTTTACATGCGGCGGGAGAAACCGCATGGCGGATTGGGGGAATCAAGCCGCGTACGGCTAATCAGCCAGCCACCGTACTCGTGTAA
- a CDS encoding C1 family peptidase, with translation MKTIHGRGLGWHRDLPDMRDHTQSTSAVAKVLAKSSALKKAAKTLPASVDLRKYCSPIEDQGQLGSCTAHAGVGMVEYFERRAFGKHVDASRLFLYKVTRQLLGFTGDDGAYLRDTMKALVLFGVPPEKYWPYDVAKFNDDPSNFCFSYAQSYQAINYYRLDPPNTPTATVLKNVKTSLAGQLPAMFGFSVYSSMPRSGDGKGEIPYPTGGDTLDGGHAVLAVGYDDQKKIGSTKGALLIRNSWGTDWGDGGYGWLPYAYIEDGLADDFWSLVKAEFVDSDLFK, from the coding sequence ATGAAAACAATTCACGGTCGTGGACTGGGCTGGCATAGAGACCTGCCCGATATGCGGGATCACACGCAATCGACATCGGCGGTTGCAAAAGTTCTGGCAAAATCATCAGCATTGAAAAAAGCCGCGAAGACTTTACCGGCTTCGGTCGATCTGCGCAAATACTGTTCGCCGATCGAAGACCAGGGGCAGCTCGGTTCCTGTACAGCCCATGCGGGTGTCGGCATGGTGGAATACTTTGAACGCCGCGCTTTTGGAAAACACGTCGACGCATCGCGGCTGTTTTTATACAAAGTCACCCGGCAACTGCTGGGGTTCACCGGCGACGATGGCGCATATCTGAGAGACACCATGAAAGCGCTGGTGCTGTTCGGTGTTCCGCCGGAGAAATATTGGCCTTACGACGTCGCCAAGTTCAACGATGATCCTTCTAATTTCTGCTTTTCATACGCGCAGAGCTATCAAGCGATCAACTATTACCGGCTTGATCCACCCAATACACCCACAGCCACCGTGTTGAAAAACGTAAAAACCAGTCTCGCCGGGCAACTTCCCGCCATGTTCGGTTTCTCGGTTTACAGTTCCATGCCGCGATCCGGCGATGGCAAAGGGGAAATTCCTTATCCCACCGGCGGCGATACCTTGGATGGCGGGCACGCGGTACTTGCAGTCGGGTATGACGACCAGAAAAAAATCGGCTCCACGAAGGGCGCATTGTTGATTCGTAATTCCTGGGGGACGGACTGGGGTGATGGCGGCTATGGCTGGCTGCCGTATGCGTACATCGAAGATGGCCTCGCCGATGATTTCTGGTCGCTGGTCAAAGCGGAATTTGTCGATAGCGATTTGTTTAAGTAA